The Aspergillus oryzae RIB40 DNA, chromosome 5 genome segment aggctGAAAATGCCGAAGGCGCCGccggcaagaagaaaaagaaggtcACCGCCGCCCAGCTGCGCGTCCAGCGGGGTACGTAGaaacaaacccaaccccGCCACCCATTCGTCCCCCAGTGGCAGAGAGCCCAGACTAACGAAAAGAACCGGTTATACAGACCTTCAAGAACTCACCCTCGGAAGCACGATGAAAATGTCCTTCCCCAACCCCGACGATATCTTGAACTTCACTCTCACTATCGAACCCGACGAGGGCATGTATAAAGGCGGCGCGTTCCACTTTAGTTTCAACGTGAACCAGAATTTCCCGCATGATCCGCCGAAGGTCAAGTGTACGCAGAAGATTTATCATCCGAATATTGATCTCGAGGGGAATGTTTGTTTGAATATTCTTAGGGAGGATTGGAAGCCGGTGTTGAATTTGAATGCGGTTATTGTGGGCATGCAggttggtttcctttcctcttctcttaGTTTTATGTTTTTAATTGGTTTGGGATTGGTGATCTGGTGTGCGCTGACTTTGTCTCCGtagttcctcttcctcgagcCGAATGCTTCCGATCCTCTGAATAAGGAAGCGGCCGATGATCTCCGCCAGAACCGGGAGGCGTTTAAACGGAATGTCCGCACGTCGATGACGGGAGGTACCGTCCGGAATGTGCAGTACGAGCGCGTGATGAAATGAGAGCCGGCTCACGCATGAGTGGGATAGATCGATAGATCGATGGCGGCTAAGCATCAGGGGCCCTACAGGATTAGGGTTCGGAGTATCAACTCGGATGTGACAATGATTGATATGTTCGGGTCTGCATTCGGGGATATGCATATGGGATTGGAGGTGCTTGAGCTTTTTCTTGAGACCTTTGCATTACATTATACTATGGGATTAATTAGCGACTGGATAGATTCTTACGAAAGAAATGACTTGATTGGTTTCCTTTCTGTAGTAACCTATAGTATAGGTAGTGTTACTTGATTTACGGGTCGCGTTATGGGTTAGATAGATCCTAGTATACAACCCAAGACTCGTGCATGCACAAGTACCAAAAATCTACAAACTTACCACTGGACACAAAAccagtatatatacaacccTATTCAAACAACTAACCCGTAGTAACTGCAAGCCTCAAATCAAATACTTCACATTTAATTCAACCTCACTGACTCACTCCCATAACATGTCCCCAACCCAACTAATGAACCAACAACACCAGTCCCATTCCTTCTAGACATCTATAGCGAAAGCGGACCGAAACGAAACAAGCATCATCGGGTTATCCTTGACAAATCCAGTCGAGCGAGGTTCATGCATGGGTCATGATTCGAAGATTTACTCCTGGGCAGCAGCGCGCTCCTGCTCCAGACGGACGTAGTAGTTGTCACGGGCGCGGACGCGGGGGAGGTGGTagccttttttctcttcgttaGTTTGGGGATCCTTTTGAGGATTGACTTGGTGGAGAATGATGATACGTACCGTACCACCAGAGGTAGCCGAAGGTAGTACCGAAACCTGGAGATATAGACATTAGTATCCGTACTCTCGACATGATGGTTTCGAAATGAATTGCGCATTGCTGGAGGTGGTTGCATCCGAATTCGAGGTTCCGGTAGACCGGGTGACGTTTCTGAATGCTATTGCATTGCCCGACACGGGAATCATGGCTTACCGAAAGCGGTGCTCAGGTCCAGGACGAGGTTCCGGCGGAGCATCTGTGGTATTTCTGTTAGTTTCTCGGTCACCTTTACGGTGGGAAGTCTGGGGTGGACTGAGGAGAAAGGTTTCATGAAGGGTGGGAGGAACGTACGCCGGTGATGGGGGCGATGGCGGCCATTGTGAGGGATTGATGATCCGAGGCGATGTAGAATGCGGAGGTGTAGCGATTCAGCAGATATTAGGGACTGCTGGGGTGTGTGGTGGTGGGCAGctggaggaggggagagggaaggaCGGTGGTGATGTGATGTTGAAAGTCGAGGTTGAAGCTTTCCGTTCCGGGCGTAAGCGACCGCTTTGAGTGGCCTGACTGGTTCGTTGCCGTCCGGGTGTTTCCTTGTCGTTTTGTACTTGGTTttgtcttttattttttatgtGAGTGGGGAAATTTTGGGGATTGGGGTATGGGGATTTATGTGAGATACTTTATTTTACTATATATTCTCTTAAGTGTATTTTGTTTTTAGAGCTGAACTGAACTGAATGTCATGGTCGAGGTACTGTCTGTTCCTGCCTTAGGCATATTAATCCACGTGACCGCCCAGCAGACTTGCTGTTTGTCTTCGTCACTTCGGCCCTTCTCCACGACATCAACATTAATCCGCCATGCTCGCCGCCGAGCCCAAGGTCAAAcgctcctcctcgtcgctgcCGGAGCAGCCAAATGCCCCTGATGCCAAGCGCATAAAGCGCCCttatcaccatcatcatcgcttGCAAACGCCCGTGAATGTTGCGCTTGCGGAACCCGCCATCACCGATGACGCCTACGTCGACCACTTAATGAACCGCTCTATCGGGCAGACCTTACGAGAAACAGGATTTGATCTGGCCGATCCAGCGGCGCTGGAGAGTTTTCGCATTGCGACCGAAGAGTGTATGCTATAAGGTGTAACTGAAGGTGTTGTGAGGAAAGATATTGACTGGGCCTGTGCTTCTAGATCTGCTGAAATTCGCGTCATATGTGCGCCAGTCGATGCTCTCATCTCGTCGCACTCAACCCGTCCCCCATGATTTCGAACATGCGTTGAAGAAACACCGTGTGCGCGTCGACGATCTCCTGCCCCATGTGAAAACTCTACCGAATGTCGACCCCGTCCCCACGCTCTTGCCGAGCCCTCCcccggaagaagatgattccTTTAAGACTTTGCCGTCCCTCGGTCCGCAACTAAGTGGCGAAGACGATCGTGCGAGAAGCGCATACATTCCGAAGCACTTCCCCGAATTTCCTAGTAAACATACATACCGACATACCCCCGTATTCACTGAGCGCGAACAAGACCCGCGGAAGATTCGGGAACGGGCAACAGAGGATGGACGCCATGGCGAGGAGGCCTTGCGCAAGCTTGCACGCGCAGCGTTTAAGGATAATCAGCTTGGTTCGTCAGGTCGGGATAAGAAGCCATGGGGTCGGAGGACGGAGACGATGGATAGTATGTTTGAGAAGACGATTAAAGGTATCGCGAAGAAGATGCAAAAGAACACAACGGCTCCGGGGGCTCCCGCTCCTATGGAGATTGACTCTGGCGCGGTTGATCCGGATATGAAGGCTCGGAACAAGGTGTCACTGAACATAGAGTTGCCGCCCATAATCAACTGCGAGAGGGATCTCTGGCGTCGGACGACGACTGGGAATCGAAGGCCCGAGGAACGGCCGCCAAACAACAAAGAAGCTCCGGATATCTCGCGAGTGGATAGCTGGGTGAGCACATGAGCGATGGGACGAGGACAAATAAATCGGAGTGGCGTCAGGCgtttgacttttgttttATAGCCGTATTCGAGAAGATACCCATGCAGCAGAgtttaatataaatattGAGCATCATAAGCAGAGATCAGCCCGTCAGCGAGGACCAGTAGAACGAACGCCAATCAACACCGTAGCTATGCATGTAAGATAGACGACCCTCCTTCATTTGCTGTTCACTTTTGAGCTGCTCTCTGCAGCCTTGCGcttcgcctcttcctccaatcTGATCGGCTCCCAGGCTGTCGTCTCCACCGTCAACCCATTGGCACACCTAAGACCATCGTCAGCGACCGCAGAACCGAAAACAAGGCGAGCCAGGCACACCGTCTGAACAACCGCACGACCGGCTTGCAGACCACCACTCCAGGTGCAGGGATCCCATCCTGCGGTGGATTACACGAGTACTGCACCATTTCCATGAGTTTGCATTTCTCCAACTCGACGGGACCGCCCTTGCGACGTCGTTCTTGGAAGTTTTTGCGCACGATGCTGACATGGTCGGGGAGAGCTtcggcggagaagatcggGACGAGGGGGGCCATTGTTGAGTTTCTTCGTATTTTGTATGGCGATCCAGTaattaattgattgatttggACAGGGGAATCGTGGGTTGTGGCTTTGGGGCGTTGGTGTGTGGTTACTTCGAGTTAATCCGGAGTGGATTTGCGACGTTGAATTGATCATGGGCGGGAACGAGTCGGATCCGATGCCGATGGGTTGCATATCGTtccatcttccatcttcttatATCACTCTTGCTCGGTGGATTGTGGGTGGTACACTC includes the following:
- a CDS encoding NEDD8-conjugating protein UBC12 (ubiquitin-protein ligase) codes for the protein MLKIWSMKQQQQQAENAEGAAGKKKKKVTAAQLRVQRDLQELTLGSTMKMSFPNPDDILNFTLTIEPDEGMYKGGAFHFSFNVNQNFPHDPPKVKCTQKIYHPNIDLEGNVCLNILREDWKPVLNLNAVIVGMQFLFLEPNASDPLNKEAADDLRQNREAFKRNVRTSMTGGTVRNVQYERVMK
- a CDS encoding uncharacterized protein (predicted protein), with amino-acid sequence MAPLVPIFSAEALPDHVSIVRKNFQERRRKGGPVELEKCKLMEMVQYSCNPPQDGIPAPGVVVCKPVVRLFRRCANGLTVETTAWEPIRLEEEAKRKAAESSSKVNSK
- a CDS encoding TBP-associated factor 8 family protein (predicted protein), coding for MLAAEPKVKRSSSSLPEQPNAPDAKRIKRPYHHHHRLQTPVNVALAEPAITDDAYVDHLMNRSIGQTLRETGFDLADPAALESFRIATEEYLLKFASYVRQSMLSSRRTQPVPHDFEHALKKHRVRVDDLLPHVKTLPNVDPVPTLLPSPPPEEDDSFKTLPSLGPQLSGEDDRARSAYIPKHFPEFPSKHTYRHTPVFTEREQDPRKIRERATEDGRHGEEALRKLARAAFKDNQLGSSGRDKKPWGRRTETMDSMFEKTIKGIAKKMQKNTTAPGAPAPMEIDSGAVDPDMKARNKVSLNIELPPIINCERDLWRRTTTGNRRPEERPPNNKEAPDISRVDSWVST